TATCACGCCCTCGCTCGAGGGGTTGAGCACCGACCTCAAGCACCTGCTCGTGCCGGGCACGCTGGTCTACACCGGTCCGGCCGTCGTCTCGACAGGCGGCACGGTCACCAACGTCGGCCGCGCCTTGCACCGGCTCGGCGTCCCCGTCAAGCTCGCCGGCAAGATCGGCAACGATCCGCTCGGCCGCGTCTCGCTGTCCATCCTGAGCGAGTACGGGCTCGAGGACGGCATGATCGTCTCCGAGGGCGAGGACACGTCGTATTGCCTCGTTATCGCGCCGCCCGGCGTCGATCGCATGTTTCTCCATTACCCCGCGGCGAACAACACCTTCTCGGCCGACGACGCGCTCGGCGCGCTCGCCAAGCTCGATCCGCAGCCCAAGATCGTCCACTTCGGCTACCCGACCCTCATGCGGGGCATGTACCTCGACGGCGGCAAGGAGCTCGTCAAGCTGCTGAGCGGCCTGCACCGCGCCGGCGTCGTCGTCACGCTCGACGTCTCGCAGCCCGATCCCGCCAGCGAGTCGGGCCGCCAGGACTGGCGCGAGATCTTCGGCGCGGCTCTTCCGTACGTGGACCTCTTCATGCCGAACATCGAGGAGTCGCTTTTCCTGCTCGATCCGGAGCGGTTCAGGGCGATCGGCGGCGCGACGGCCGAGAGCGTCTTCAAGGCCATAGGCCCCGATGGCGTCGCCGGTGTCGCCCGGACGATCCTCGACCTCGGCGCGGGCGTCGCCGCGGTCAAGTGCGGCAGCAACGGCATCTGCGTCCGCACCGGCACGGCCGAGGTGCTGGCCCCCGTGGCCCGCAAGCTGGGCCTCGACCTGGGGTCGTGGAAAGAACGCACGCTGTGGGCCGAGGCCGTCGTTGTCGAGAAAATGGTCAACGCGACGGGCGCGGGCGACTGCGCCGTGGGCGGCTTTCTCGCCGCGATGTCCAGGGGCGAGGGCCTCGAAACGGCGGCCCGCATCGCGTCGGCCGTCGGCGCGCAGAACCTGAGCGCGCCCGACACGGTCAGCGGCGTGCGCACGTATGAAGAAACCCTCGAGCAGCTCGCCGCCTGCGCCTACAAACCGCTCGAACCTGCACCCGCCGGCTGGCGCCACCTCGCCACCCCCGGACTCTGGGAACTCGAGTAGCCCGAAGCCCCATGCCGATTCGATGCAGG
This portion of the Verrucomicrobiota bacterium genome encodes:
- a CDS encoding carbohydrate kinase family protein; translated protein: MAPRAADILVTGHVSLDITPSLEGLSTDLKHLLVPGTLVYTGPAVVSTGGTVTNVGRALHRLGVPVKLAGKIGNDPLGRVSLSILSEYGLEDGMIVSEGEDTSYCLVIAPPGVDRMFLHYPAANNTFSADDALGALAKLDPQPKIVHFGYPTLMRGMYLDGGKELVKLLSGLHRAGVVVTLDVSQPDPASESGRQDWREIFGAALPYVDLFMPNIEESLFLLDPERFRAIGGATAESVFKAIGPDGVAGVARTILDLGAGVAAVKCGSNGICVRTGTAEVLAPVARKLGLDLGSWKERTLWAEAVVVEKMVNATGAGDCAVGGFLAAMSRGEGLETAARIASAVGAQNLSAPDTVSGVRTYEETLEQLAACAYKPLEPAPAGWRHLATPGLWELE